The following coding sequences are from one Triticum dicoccoides isolate Atlit2015 ecotype Zavitan chromosome 4A, WEW_v2.0, whole genome shotgun sequence window:
- the LOC119287093 gene encoding uncharacterized protein LOC119287093 — protein MAAVARSPSPSPSPAAARPCPSMRRSADSNPFKPADCPSQRSASSKGVGGGCGCHHASSPSPRRRSLSSSFGEKENEPRDRTPKPAARTGGPKNFMAPTISAASKAASPRNTSKVLGERNHDTPHLAPFSPANLAHKPKAGGTPDPRRLRLSFDAPLAPAGDDDAGTEIPVRAAAETVGAERSLRHSFEPPPAAAAWHGPLAGDDDDAGLEDPVGVNHPHAAADPVDAEPSRAALYDPKTNYTSPRPRFLHYKPNPRVDIYRHGRAGVGRLEDGFASASASESSDETDATATTEDDLTEEEQEQAQQNHLPREQPALAAPSEAAEACVLAPDPTPGSPRAALLLPSEAAAVTPEPARVSAPEPRATPPRARALTPEPEHGVRAPAKKGSSLRFLLPLAFVLLMSAASVCVLLQPDSPIMSNTALSKASGFLSVQESHPVELAAWLKQWSSSSLDSITSYWEALASTSTQKQEYFGPHFAANWSAAAADGDNHAAAADFYYNFAEAWPVPSEEPISSANALTAEPEEESVDDAGVGEKYDASDYYDMVVVELDVGMPEEAPGSSYGASVLEEQLKIQDAVSEASSADLIAESEGVAAVVEESDADYSKAVDELDVGASEAAPGSISGEEISQDLGTPSQPAEQHEQDVESEEPEDNHGSGKEGQEPHLGLESDSSMSPSYLDRISKPAAAVGVALVVVILSAGVAALSMWKKQAQVATGANVPAEQGQAEEAETRSGSASSEGHRVVKGSVAEETERFGDSGFSQYSSSLSSGHGHGRGKTKEEENVGLEPASKRESMSYSTSSYGSFTTYEKIAAKNRNKDDEAMTPVRRSSRLRSVKSPEAESS, from the exons ATGGCAGCGGTGGCcaggtccccgtccccgtcgccgtcgccggccgcgGCCAGGCCCTGCCCCTCCATGCGGAGGAGCGCCGACTCCAACCCCTTCAAGCCCGCAG ATTGCCCCTCGCAGAGGAGCGCCAGCTCCAAGGGCGTTGGCGGCGGGTGCGGGTGCCACCACGCCTCCTCGCCCTCGCCGCGCCGGaggtccctctcctcctccttcggGGAGAAGGAGAACGAGCCGCGGGACCGCACCCCCAAGCCCGCGGCGCGCACAGGCGGCCCGAAGAACTTCATGGCGCCCACCATCTCCGCCGCGTCCAAGGCCGCCTCGCCCAGGAACACCAGCAAGGTGCTCGGGGAGCGGAACCACGACACGCCTCACCTCGCGCCCTTCTCCCCCGCCAACCTCGCGCACAAGCCCAAGGCGGGAGGAACCCCCGACCCGCGCCGCCTGCGCCTCTCCTTCGACGCCCCTCTCGCTCCCGCTGGAGATGACGACGCGGGGACGGAGATTCCCGTGCGCGCGGCGGCCGAGACGGTGGGCGCGGAGCGCAGCCTGCGGCACTCGTTCGAGCCCCCTCCCGCGGCCGCCGCATGGCACGGCCCGCTCGCTGGAGATGACGACGACGCGGGGTTGGAGGATCCCGTGGGCGTGAACCACCCGCACGCGGCGGCCGATCCGGTGGACGCGGAGCCGTCCCGGGCGGCCCTGTACGACCCCAAGACCAACTACACTTCGCCGAGGCCGCGCTTCCTCCACTACAAGCCCAACCCCCGCGTCGACATCTACCGCCACGGCCGCGCTGGCGTCGGGCGCCTCGAGGACGgcttcgcctccgcctccgcctccgagaGCAGCGACGAAACCGACGCCACTGCCACCACGGAGGACGACCTCACGGAGGAGGAGCAAGAGCAAGCACAGCAGAATCACCTGCCACGGGAGCAGCCAGCTCTCGCCGCTCCATCCGAGGCCGCCGAGGCTTGCGTCCTGGCGCCAGATCCCACGCCTGGTTCACCGCGGGCTGCTCTGCTGCTGCCATCAGAGGCTGCTGCGGTGACGCCCGAGCCGGCTCGCGTCTCTGCACCGGAGCCTAGGGCGACTCCTCCGCGAGCTCGTGCACTGACGCCGGAGCCGGAGCATGGGGTGCGAGCTCCAGCGAAGAAGGGGTCCTCGTTGAGGTTCCTGCTTCCCCTTGCTTTCGTTCTGCTCATGTCCGCTGCTTCCGTGTGCGTGCTGCTGCAACCGGATTCGCCGATCATGTCAAACACCGCCTTGTCGAAGGCGTCAGGCTTTCTTTCAGTTCAAGAATCACACCCTGTGGAGTTGGCTGCTTGGCTCAAGCAATGGTCAAGTAGTTCGTTGGATTCGATCACGTCTTACTGGGAGGCCTTGGCCTCTACATCCACGCAAAAGCAAGAGTACTTTGGTCCGCACTTTGCAGCCAACTGGAGTGCGGCGGCTGCCGATGGTGACAaccatgctgctgctgctgatttctACTACAACTTTGCTGAGGCATGGCCAGTGCCGAGTGAAGAGCCTATTAGCAGTGCCAATGCCTTGACTGCAGAGCCGGAAGAAGAATCAGTTGATGATGCTGGAGTGGGAGAAAAATATGATGCATCAGACTACTACGACATGGTGGTAGTTGAGCTTGATGTTGGAATGCCAGAAGAAGCTCCTGGTAGCAGCTATGGTGCCAGTGTCCTGGAGGAGCAGTTGAAGATCCAGGATGCAGTTTCTGAAGCAAGCAGTGCTGACTTGATTGCAGAATCAGAGGGTGTTGCTGCAGTGGTAGAAGAATCTGATGCAGACTACTCCAAGGCAGTAGATGAGCTTGATGTTGGGGCATCAGAAGCAGCTCCAGGTAGCATCAGTGGCGAAGAGATCAGTCAGGATTTGGGCACCCCATCTCAACCTGCTGAGCAGCATGAACAGGATGTTGAGAGTGAAGAGCCCGAGGACAACCACGGCAGTGGCAAGGAGGGCCAGGAGCCGCATCTTGGCCTTGAGTCGGACTCGAGCATGTCGCCAAGCTACTTGGACAGAATCTCAAAGCCTGCTGCAGCAGTAGGTGTTGCTCTCGTTGTGGTCATTCTTTCAGCAGGCGTTGCCGCCCTTTCCATGTGGAAGAAGCAAGCTCAGGTTGCCACAGGTGCCAATGTACCAGCTGAGCAGGGTCAAGCCGAGGAGGCTGAGACTCGATCTGGTTCAGCAAGCAGTGAGGGCCATCGTGTTGTCAAAGGTTCTGTGGCAGAAGAAACTGAGCGATTTGGTGACTCTGGTTTCTCTCAGTACAGCAGCAGCTTGTCGTCTGGCCATGGCCATGGCAGGGGGAAGACCAAGGAGGAAGAGAACGTCGGCCTCGAGCCCGCGTCCAAGAGGGAGTCCATGTCATACTCCACATCATCCTATGGCAGCTTCACGACCTATGAGAAGATCGCTGCCAAGAAC aggaACAAGGATGATGAGGCGATGACCCCGGTCCGGCGCTCCAGCAGGCTGCGGAGTGTCAAATCACCCGAGGCCGAGTCTAGTTAG
- the LOC119287094 gene encoding pyruvate kinase isozyme A, chloroplastic-like, with the protein MATSAAASSFPSYLVPAHASRRSGARPARAAAEGVMDVVSEAELREKGFMGMRKTKLVCTVGPACVDALPALARGGMGVARVNLCHGGRDWHRAAMREVRRLNDEEGFCVSLMVDTEGSQLLFADHGGAASVKAEDCSEWLFTSKKTDKAHPFTMHVNFDKFSEGILVGDELVIDGGMATFQVTEKIGSDLRCKCTDPGLLLPRAKLSFWRDGKLVERNFGLPTLSTKDWADIEFGITEGVDCIALSFVKDANDIKSLKTYLSRRSLEHIKIFAKIESLESLKNLKDIIEASDGVMVARGDLGVQVPLEQIPAIQEAIVELCRNLNKPVIVASQLLESMVEYPTPTRAEVADVSEAVRQYADAIMLSAESAIGAYPEKALSVLRAASERMESWSREENMQRLLPQYQLAIALPDRISEQICSSAVEMANNLAVDAIFVYTKHGHMASLLSRNRPNPPIFAFTDDANTRKSMNLYWGVIPLQLPLSNSMDDNFKQTIKLLKSKGSVKPGDSVLVVADSDLNQLCAAATSSVYQSIQVRLVD; encoded by the exons AtggccacctccgccgccgccagctCGTTCCCCTCCTACCTCGTCCCGGCCCACGCCTCCCGCCGCAGCGGGGCCCGTccggcccgggcggcggcggagggggtGATGGACGTGGTGTCGGAGGCGGAGCTCAGGGAGAAGGGGTTCATGGGCATGCGCAAGACGAAGCTCGTGTGCACGGTGGGGCCGGCGTGCGTGGACGCGCTGCCGGCGCTGGCGCGCGGCGGGATGGGCGTGGCGCGGGTCAACCTCTGCCACGGCGGCCGCGACTGGCACCGCGCCGCCATGCGCGAGGTGCGCAGGCTCAATGACGAGGAGGGCTTCTGCGTCTCCCTCATGGTCGACACCGAGGGCTCCCAGCTCCTCTTCGCCGACCACGGCGGCGCCGCATCCGTCAAGGCCGAG GATTGCTCTGAATGGTTATTTACCAGTAAAAAAACAGATAAAGCTCACCCATTTACAATGCACGTGAACTTTGATAAGTTTTCTGAAG GCATTCTAGTTGGTGATGAGCTTGTCATAGATGGTGGAATGGCGACATTTCAAGTTACAGAGAAGATCGGGAGTGATCTGCGCTGTAAGTGCACAGATCCAGGTTTGCTTCTTCCTCGAGCCAAGTTGTCATTCTGGAGGGACGGAAAATTAGTTGAAAGGAACTTTGGGCTTCCTACATTATCGACAAAG GATTGGGCTGACATTGAATTTGGCATAACTGAAGGAGTCGATTGTATTGCTCTTTCATTTGTAAAGGATGCTAATGACATTAAGTCCCTGAAAACTTACCTCTCCAGAAGATCATTAGA ACACATTAAGATATTTGCAAAGATCGAGAGTCTGGAATCTCTCAAGAACCTTAAAGACATCATAGAGGCATCAGATGGAGTCATGGTTGCGCGTGGTGATCTTGGAGTTCAGGTTCCTCTAGAACAAATCCCAGCCATCCAAGAGGCGATTGTTGAATTATGTAGAAACCTGAACAAGCCTGTGATAGTTGCTTCGCAGCTTCTGGAATCAATGGTTGAATACCCAACGCCTACTCGTGCAGAG GTGGCAGATGTTTCTGAAGCAGTGCGGCAATACGCAGATGCTATAATGCTGTCAGCCGAGTCTGCCATAGGTGCATATCCCGAGAAAGCTCTGTCTGTCCTACGTGCTGCTAGTGAGAGGATGGAATCATGGAGCCGCGAGGAAAACATGCAAAGACTTCTTCCACAGTATCAGCTTGCGATAGCTCTGCCTGACCGGATTTCGGAGCAAATATGCAGCAGTGCTGTGGAAATGG CAAACAACCTTGCCGTGGACGCCATCTTCGTTTACACAAAGCATGGCCACATGGCGTCGCTCCTGTCACGCAACCGACCCAACCCTCCCATCTTTGCGTTCACCGACGACGCCAACACGAGAAAGAGCATGAACCTTTACTGGGGGGTGATCCCGCTCCAGCTCCCGCTGTCGAATAGCATGGACGACAACTTCAAGCAGACCATCAAGCTCCTGAAGTCCAAGGGCTCGGTGAAACCTGGGGACTCCGTCTTGGTCGTGGCCGACTCGGATCTGAACCAACTTTGTGCTGCTGCCACATCATCAGTGTACCAATCCATTCAGGTCCGATTGGTGGACTAG